From the Acidobacteriota bacterium genome, one window contains:
- a CDS encoding Ldh family oxidoreductase: MPRFQPEALSRILQRILVAAGATPAEAETVASLGIDAHLSGHDSHGTLSLLGYVNKVSNGEIVPGAQVEVIRETASTLVLDGNWGFGHVVVREATLRGIRKARKAGTCVVSVRHCNHLGRLSDYLRMVTGEGMAAIMMANAHGQRGLAAAFGGIDPRLSTNPMGVGVPTGGTPLILDMTTTVAAGGKVALAHNLGEPVPDGWLIDSRGRATNDPGVILEDPPGSLLPLGGPAGYKGFGLGLAVEALAGALSGAGCTDWDRIRGGNAVFLNVINVASFARPEKFHAQMQGFLERIKASPRAPGFDEIRIPGEREARERQRRRREGIVLPEATWREVLAVADDLGLDLENHEDESP; the protein is encoded by the coding sequence GTGCCTCGATTTCAACCTGAAGCTCTGAGCCGAATCCTGCAACGCATCCTGGTAGCGGCGGGGGCGACTCCGGCGGAGGCCGAAACCGTTGCCTCGCTGGGGATCGACGCCCATCTGTCGGGCCACGATTCTCACGGCACACTTTCTCTATTGGGCTACGTGAACAAGGTCTCCAATGGAGAGATCGTCCCCGGGGCGCAGGTGGAGGTGATTCGGGAGACCGCCTCGACACTGGTCCTGGACGGGAACTGGGGCTTCGGACACGTGGTGGTCCGGGAGGCCACGCTCCGAGGCATCCGGAAGGCTCGGAAAGCCGGCACCTGCGTGGTCAGCGTGCGCCACTGCAACCATCTGGGCCGCCTCAGCGACTACCTGAGAATGGTCACCGGCGAGGGCATGGCGGCAATCATGATGGCCAACGCCCACGGTCAGCGCGGGTTGGCCGCAGCCTTCGGCGGGATCGATCCCCGCCTCTCCACCAATCCCATGGGGGTCGGCGTGCCCACGGGCGGGACACCGCTGATCCTGGACATGACCACCACCGTCGCCGCCGGCGGAAAGGTAGCTCTGGCGCATAATCTGGGGGAACCGGTTCCCGACGGCTGGCTCATCGACAGCCGCGGGCGCGCCACCAACGATCCGGGCGTGATCCTGGAAGACCCTCCCGGTTCCCTGCTTCCCCTGGGGGGGCCGGCGGGATACAAGGGATTCGGCCTCGGGCTCGCGGTAGAGGCTCTGGCCGGAGCCCTGAGCGGCGCCGGCTGCACCGACTGGGACCGGATCCGGGGAGGGAACGCCGTCTTTCTCAACGTCATCAACGTGGCCAGCTTCGCCCGCCCGGAGAAATTTCACGCCCAAATGCAGGGGTTCCTGGAACGAATCAAGGCGTCCCCCAGGGCTCCCGGATTCGACGAGATTCGGATTCCGGGGGAGCGGGAAGCCAGGGAGCGGCAAAGGCGGAGACGGGAAGGCATCGTCCTTCCAGAGGCCACCTGGCGCGAAGTTCTGGCAGTGGCCGATGATCTGGGCCTGGACCTGGAAAACCATGAGGATGAATCGCCATGA